One genomic region from Antedon mediterranea chromosome 3, ecAntMedi1.1, whole genome shotgun sequence encodes:
- the LOC140044718 gene encoding serine/threonine-protein kinase NLK-like — translation MAVCGSRVRQNVNFRGILHEQSALNASQAFYQQRNGISSTTTPSSTSTTRADFEPDRPIGYGAFGVVWSVTDPRDGRRVALKKMPNVFQNVISSKRVYRELKMLFFFKHDNVLQALDILQPPPVDFFEEIYVVTELLQSDLHKIIVSPQPLSSDHVKVFLYQILRGLKYLHSAGILHRDIKPGNLLVNSNCILKICDFGLARVEELDRSKHMTQEVVTQYYRAPEILTGSKYYTNAVDMWSVGCIFAELLGRRILFQAQSPVTQLNLIMELLGTPSHQDLRYACDGAKTHILQQPHKPSSLSALYTLSSQSTHEAVHLLSRMLVFNPDKRISCTDALAHPYLDEGRLRYHTCMCQCCHNTPTGREYVSNFEPCAPQRFDSSYESRLTSVRQVKESLLKFITERHQGNYIPLCINPQSAAFKSFASSSVASATELPPTPQPWE, via the exons ATGGCTGTCTGTGGTTCCAGAGTAAGACAGAATGTGAACTTTCGTGGTATTCTACACGAACAAAGTGCTCTAAATGCTTCACAAGCATTTTATCAGCAAAGAAATGGCATTTCGTCGACCACAACACCATCATCAACGTCGACAACACGGGCAGATTTCGAGCCCGACAGACCGATCGGTTATGGTGCGTTTGGTGTTGTATG GTCTGTGACAGACCCTCGGGATGGTAGAAGAGTGGCCCTCAAGAAGATGCCAAATGTTTTCCAAAATGTTATCTCCTCAAAGAGAGTCTACAGAGAACTTAAGATGTTATTCTTCTTTAAACATGATAAT GTACTACAAGCATTAGATATCCTTCAACCACCTCCAGTTGACTTCTTTGAGGAAAT ATATGTAGTTACAGAACTGCTCCAGAGTGACTTACATAAGATTATTGTATCACCTCAGCCACTTAGTTCAGATCATGTCAAAGTCTTCCTCTACCAAATTCTTCGAG GGTTGAAATATCTACATTCAGCAGGAATACTTCATCGTGACATCAAGCCTGGCAACCTTCTAGTCAATAGCAATTGTATACTTAAG ATTTGTGACTTTGGACTGGCAAGAGTAGAAGAACTTGACCGTTCAAAGCACATGACCCAAGAAGTGGTGACCCAGTACTATCGTGCGCCTGAGATATTAACTGGCAGCAAATACTATACAAATGCTGTTGACATGTGGTCAGTCGGCTGTATATTCGCTGAACTTTTAGGTCGGCGTATTCTATTTCAAGCACAGAGTCCTGTTACACAA TTAAATCTAATTATGGAGCTTCTAGGAACACCTAGCCATCAGGACCTTAGGTATGCATGTGATGGAGCTAAAACACACATTCTACAGCAACCACATAAACCA TCATCTTTATCCGCGCTGTACACACTATCGAGTCAATCAACACACGAGGCAGTTCATCTTCTTAGCAGAATGCTCGTTTTTAATCCA GATAAACGTATCTCCTGTACAGACGCTCTAGCTCACCCGTACCTTGACGAAGGCCGTTTACGCTACCACACTTGTATGTGCCAATGCTGCCACAACACACCAACAGGACGTGAATACGTATCCAACTTTGAACCATGCGCACCTCAACGATTCGACTCCAGCTACGAATCAAGACTTACATCTGTACGACAGGTCAAAG aatCCCTATTAAAATTCATCACAGAGCGCCACCAAGGAAATTACATCCCCCTTTGTATTAACCCCCAGTCTGCCGCATTCAAGAGCTTTGCGAG TTCATCTGTAGCTAGTGCCACTGAGCTACCCCCAACACCTCAACCGTGGGAATAA